From Apteryx mantelli isolate bAptMan1 chromosome 14, bAptMan1.hap1, whole genome shotgun sequence, the proteins below share one genomic window:
- the HMMR gene encoding hyaluronan mediated motility receptor, with amino-acid sequence MGKAADGAAPAPRRGGCDWLSAPRAAGGDWLPAARGGRWCHLNAERGRRRVLPVAMAFSRAPLRRFNESSGSCDIKSSDTVRSSLASERQQRVRKQKSETNLNSEKNVFTPVTGRRLVSLGSISASGSLNPKRDHILMKEKKKQKTLEKEIRALVRERGEQDKKLQALDEDFVKTEAKLTAVVQEKTSLLANVACLKKQLLELTRANELLKSKLSEDGMQKKMSSLCMELMKLRNKRDAKEKTALAKQEDMEMKLQEVQRNLEHSKGKVAQLEEKLSATEREKVEEKSDTEKLLEYITELSSVAETVEKYKLDVAQLEEMLIKKDQDIGILRDSLKREEEESFKLIKELNERCQLLEKEKESSESRGKYLSMTAEIEDLKKKINLEEQEHQNLLQKQEDILSQLQQEKQSSVSMHQKLLEFQEEVTNERLLLEEELKGAMNELNKLHAKEKKAEKLVKRLEQETKSQAFELAQMEEKLKGKNADLEQISEMHSNAVLQIQEEHSNTLRKLGKTIAEFESYKKTIAEEISSLKLENTLLQEEVANLKKIGEDNLQLLQEAECTKNKAKEECARMLLEAQTKLALKEAEIERTRESYLAQMTKLQEKLEVQTEDLRSLEEERSRKNINEDVTSSLKEEIKTWRTLYEDLHNKTKPFQQQLDAFEAEKNALLNEHGAAQEELNKLSDAYAKLLGHQNQKQKIKHVMKLKEENTHLKQDVSKLRALLAKEKQTSRDLQEQLYAIQGIRRFDPSKAFQHDSKENIPPKTPFKEGNRNKS; translated from the exons ATGGGCAAG GCTGCGGACGGCGCTGCGCCTGCGCCGCGCAGGGGAGGCTGCGATTGGCTGAGCGCGCCGCGCGCCGCGGGAGGTGATTGGCTGCCGGCGGCGCGTGGCGGCCGTTGGTGCCATTTGAATGCTGAGAGGGGCCGACGGCGGGTGCTGCCCGTGGCCATGGCGTTCTCCAGGGCTCCGCTCCGGCGCTTCAATGAGAGCTCCG GATCCTGTGATATCAAATCTTCAGATACAGTAAGAAGTTCTCTGGCCTCTGAAAGACAACAACGGGTCAGGAAGCAGAAGA GTGAAACAAATCTGAACAGTGAAAAGAATGTGTTTACCCCTGTAACTGGAAGGAGACTTGTATCTCTTGGATCAATA TCAGCTAGTGGGAGTCTGAATCCGAAAAGAGATCATATTcttatgaaagagaaaaagaaacagaagacgcTGGAGAAGGAG ATTCGTGCATTAGTGAGAGAGCGTGGGGAACAGGATAAAAAACTTCAGGCTTTGGATGAGGATtttgtgaagactgaagccaaactgactgctgtggtgcaagagaAAACATCTCTCTTGGCAAATGTTGCATGCCTGAAAAAACAGCTTCTTGAACTAACAAGGGCCAATGAACTATTAAAATCAAAG CTGTCTGAAGATGGCATGCAGAAGAAAATGAGCAGCCTATGCATGGAGTTAATGAAGCTCAGaaacaagagggatgctaaggaaAAG acTGCACTTGCAAAGCAGGAAGATATGGAAATGAAGTTGCAGGAAGTACAAAGGAATCTAGAGCATTCAAAAGGAAAAGTAGCACAGttagaagaaaaact ATCTGCtactgagagagagaaagttgAAGAAAAGTCTGACACTGAAAAGCTCCTGGAATATATCACAGAGCTCAG TAGTGTTGCAGAAACAGTAGAAAAATACAAATTAGATGTTGCccagctggaggagatgctgaTAAAGAAAGACCAAGACATCGGGATCCTGAGGGATTCCCttaaaagggaagaggaagaatcATTTAAACTGATAAAAGAACTTAATGAAAGGTGTCAGCTGCTTGAAAAAG AGAAAGAGTCTTCTGAGAGCAGAGGAAAATACCTGAGTATGACTGCTGAAATAgaagacctgaaaaaaaaaattaacttagaAGAACAAGAGCACCAAAACCTGCTTCAGAAACAAGAGGATATTCTCTCTCAGCTGCAACAAGAGAAG CAGTCGTCTGTGTCTATGCACCAGAAGCTACTAGAGTTTCAAGAAGAAGTAACAAATGAGAGACTCCTCCTGGAAGAGGAGCTGAAGGGTGCAATGAATGAGCTGAACAAGTTACATGctaaggagaagaaagctgaaaagttGGTGAAGCGATTGGAACAAGAAACCAAATCTCAAGCTTTTGAGCTTGCTCAGATGGAAGAAAAGTTGAAAGG GAAAAATGCTGATTTGGAGCAAATCAGTGAAATGCACAGTAATGCTGTTTTGCAAATCCAAGAAGAGCATAGCAATACACTGCGTAAACTTGGAAAGACTATTGCTGAATTTGAAAG CTACAAGAAGACAATAGCTGAAGAAATATCCAGTCTTAAACTGGAGAATACCTTACTGCAAGAAGAGGTTGCCAACCTGAAAAAAATTGGTGAAGATAACCTACAGCTACTTCAGGAAGCAGAAtgtactaaaaacaaagcaaaagaagaatGTGCAAG GATGCTTTTAGAAGCCCAGACAAAGCTGGCACTAAAAGAAGCCGAAATAGAGAGAACCAGAGAGTCTTACCTTGCACAAATGACTAAACTTCAGGAAAAACTGGAAGTGCAAACTGAAGACCTGAGAAGTCTTGAAGAGGAAAGATCAAG GAAGAACATAAATGAAGATGTGACCTCTAGCTTAAAAGAAGAGATAAAGACCTGGCGTACTCTATATGAAGATTTACATAACAAAACTAAGCCTTTTCAG CAACAACTAGATGCATTTGAAGCGGAGAAGAATGCTCTCTTAAATGAACATGGTGCAGCCCAAGAAGAACTGAATAAATTAAGTGATGCATATGCTAAACTACTTGGCCATCAGAACCAGAAGCAAAAAATCAAGCATGTTATGAAGCTGAAGGAGGAGAATACGCACCTGAAGCAG GATGTCTCAAAATTGCGTGCACTGCTAGCAAAAGAGAAGCAAACAAGCAGAGATCTTCAGGAGCAGCTATATGCAATTCAGGGCATTAGGCGGTTTGATCCCTCTAAAGCTTTCCAGCATGATAGCAAGGAAAATATTCCTCCAAAAACTCCCTTTAAAGAAG GTAATAGAAACAAAAGTTAA
- the NUDCD2 gene encoding nudC domain-containing protein 2 yields MSAPFEERSGVVPCATPWGRWYQTLEEVFIEVRVPPGTRARDVRCSLRSRHVELAVGGEEVLQGKLFDSTIADEGTWTLEDRKLIRIVLTKTNRDAGNCWTSLLENEYAADPWVQDQMQRKLTLERFQRENPGFDFSGAEISGNYSKGGPDFSSLEK; encoded by the exons ATGTCGGCGCCGTTCGAGGAGCGGAGCGGGGTGGTGCCCTGCGCCACCCCCTGGGGCCGCTGGTACCAGACCCTGGAGGAGGTGTTCATCGAGGTGCGCGTGCCGCCGGGCACCCGCGCCCGCGACGTGCGCTGCAGCCTGCGGAGCCGCCACGTCGAGCTCGCCGTGGGGGGCGAGGAGGTGCTGCAG GGTAAACTTTTTGACTCTACAATAGCTGATGAAGGAACATGGACATTAG AGGACAGGAAATTGATACGCATTGTTCTAACAAAAACAAACCGAGATGCTGGAAATTGTTGGACGTCTCTGTTAGAAAATGAATATGCTGCTGATCCTTGGGTACAGGACCAGATGCAAAGGAAACTTACGCTGGAGCGATTCCAAAGAGAG AATCCTGgatttgacttcagtggggcaGAAATTTCTGGAAATTACAGCAAAGGAGGACCAGACTTTTCTAGTCTTGAAAAGTAA